From one Anopheles cruzii chromosome 3, idAnoCruzAS_RS32_06, whole genome shotgun sequence genomic stretch:
- the LOC128275561 gene encoding uncharacterized protein LOC128275561 isoform X2 codes for MCSGARKSCLCAFKSRPISVSSFAQPFDVPSLRKSDPKVVYADYASSGRSLQFLEDYINKEVLPAFGDYSCISAVTGLQSHLYDNEARDLVRAAVGANTEDEIVFCDNPAERLCYLLSNPNVCDLSQLQFHNNSHSANNNTSLNPHHQSLLLGAHRQNSFSNTSIPSEGTEGGHGLMVPILFVSTSEPVSNLRPWIDAGWQIERIAKNHEGFLDLVDLEKRLQQYAENRRQMVGLFSGASRLTGILADDVATTILLHQYDALSLWDHSMAASCAPISTNPVLPGAQKDAIFFHCNRLVGGVQAPGVLVIKRKLIEHSTSFLSDSVGVVSAVRAGLVLQLKESLGSQAIMGRMEKTCKQMLAHVRTIPEIVLLGPPCTTAKRLTTLCFMVRHPRGAFLHHRFVVAVLNDVFGIQATADNIISDSLGINPQLMVEYEKLLSDESLRAGCLHPGYTRITFPFFMPEAEVGFILEALKMVATEAWKLLPQYEVDERSGEWRHHSNSLAKERKWLGAIRYIDGKMLFSDRRISGPGTFPQNYSDCLQTARNLFNRARKMAQRSAVNREQIVLELSNAAMEKLRWYMLSGEAHELLLGHSHSVKNTVPFDPTKIPENASLMMIHRHHSLSALDIKRFKSRSLPASPLQISSRRQNSSSPYQSHSPTPTSSPPMVRFSVGGEVTTLLNPSPMATTAAIDVGAGRDMNVSRNRCHSWGAASYRARNGGIESRDANDGYDPTGDTGAQKGALTSSDNGPAGGSGGANNLHVLSPQTRISLGLDQQHPLQQQQRMQPTLPVPLPLPRPVLHRPLSVAAVPSSYGSSPPMQLRPKQRSCSCSSQTDVSLPRNDGPPQGGTASPTPSLPNLRPHLGSSCSESTEDIHAYVKEMTKELATEIKSEIREVISKVEDVLESTDSIDLSSVNFHSLGHLSHPPVESKRDSISTSDVVDYLREFSKEMTNEVKSEIRDVVNAVDEIISPEGFLGGMRKNSPPDILRANGGGPNQAQQHHGTTAGHKLLIKQRFSDLTPDIASQRPRSADNDKHRSESFPRPNSAASPDHVIMGPPLHYTGAISKNLDLRSTMSSQDSGINMNFCDAADEHRMKAMRATGSDRNRTVSADVEPTVKPMLPPKRLISEPSGSSICEASDGPERLPDGSAKSHLTRQQHILNRTASLELDAGVLSGAGDNTNIASQWHNMPKEVWKQTAEALDEYKMVKNGDRILVCLSGSSSSLCLLHLLRQFCHTRQLNVDLAAISIGHTGVDPRSLMLYLKELGVTYFYEPHVSDGQLEDQLTHHAYRRQYNVLAMGSTLDKLANKFLLSLLYQGELNALQAVQGASGSKGNVTDPVRIIRPLLYLREKTFEEFAASNALPARASRFLTVATDYVNPTRDLLQSHEIVNPNVYNNIRNALKPILSLRTEPSKSVYEILRSSLNTRE; via the exons ATGTGCAGCGGGGCCCGCAAatcgtgtttgtgtgcatttAAATCGAGGCCGATTagtgtttcttcttttgcgCAACCGTTCGACGTGCCATCCTTGAGAAAATCAGACCCTAAAG TGGTGTACGCTGATTATGCTTCTTCCGGCCGTTCACTGCAGTTTCTTGAGGATTATATCAACAAAGAAGTGTTGCCGGCGTTCGGGGACTACAGCTGCATATCGGCCGTAACAGGATTGCAGTCACATTTGTATGA CAATGAAGCACGTGACTTGGTGCGGGCTGCGGTTGGTGCTAACACCGAGGATGAGATTGTGTTCTGTGATAATCCGGCAGAGCGTCTGTGCTACCTACTGTCCAACCCGAATGTGTGCGACCTCAGCCAGCTCCAGTTTCACAACAACTCCCACAGTGCCAACAACAATACCTCGCTCAATCCGCACCACcagtcgctgctgctgggcgccCACCGTCAGAACAGTTTCTCCAACACCTCCATTCCGTCGGAAGGAACGGAGGGTGGCCACGGACTGATGGTTCCTATACTTTTCGTTAGCACCTCCGAACCAGTATCAAACCTGCGTCCCTGGATCGACGCCGGGTGGCAGATCGAGCGAATAGCGAAGAATCACGAAGGCTTCCTGGATCTGGTCGATTTGGAAAAGCGTTTGCAGCAGTACGCGGAGAATCGGCGCCAAATGGTGGGCCTCTTTTCCGGTGCCTCGCGGTTGACCGGCATTCTGGCCGACGACGTGGCCACCACGATTCTGTTGCACCAATACGACGCTCTCTCGCTGTGGGATCACAGTATGGCGGCGTCGTGCGCTCCGATCAGTACCAATCCCGTGCTTCCCGGTGCCCAGAAAGATGCCATCTTCTTCCACTGCAACCGGCTTGTCGGTGGGGTGCAGGCACCGGGGGTGCTAGTCATTAAGCGTAAACTGATCGAACACAGTACCTCCTTTCTCAGTGACTCCGTCGGTGTCGTAAGTGCGGTCCGCGCCGGGCTCGTTCTGCAGCTCAAGGAGTCGCTCGGTTCGCAAGCCATCATGGGCCGGATGGAGAAAACGTGCAAACAGATGCTGGCTCACGTCCGCACCATTCCGGAGATTGTGCTGCTCGGGCCTCCGTGCACCACGGCCAAGCGCTTGACGACACTGTGCTTCATGGTGCGCCATCCGCGCGGTGCCTTTCTGCATCACCGCTTCGTGGTGGCCGTGCTGAACGACGTGTTCGGCATTCAGGCCACGGCGGACAACATCATAAGCGATTCGCTCGGAATAAACCCACAGCTGATGGTGGAGTACGAGAAGCTGCTTAGCGACGAATCGCTCCGGGCGGGTTGTCTTCATCCGGGGTACACGCGCATAACGTTTCCGTTCTTCATGCCCGAGGCCGAGGTCGGGTTCATCCTGGAGGCGCTGAAGATGGTAGCCACCGAGGCCTGGAAGTTGCTGCCGCAGTACGAGGTGGACGAACGGTCCGGTGAGTGGCGCCACCACTCGAACTCGCTGGCGAAGGAACGCAAGTGGCTCGGCGCGATCCGCTACATCGATGGCAAGATGTTGTTCTCCGATCGGCGCATATCGGGCCCGGGTACGTTCCCGCAAAACTACTCCGACTGTCTACAGACGGCTCGCAATCTGTTCAATCGGGCACGCAAGATGGCCCAACGGTCCGCGGTCAATCGTGAACAGATCGTGCTGGAACTGTCGAATGCGGCCATGGAGAAGCTGCGCTGGTACATGCTGTCCGGTGAGGCCcacgagctgctgctcgggcACTCGCACAGTGTAAAAAATACGGTTCCCTTTGACCCTACGAAAA TACCTGAAAACGCGTCGCTGATGATGATTCACCGACACCACAGCCTTTCGGCGCTGGACATCAAGCGGTTCAAGAGCCGCAGCTTGCCCGCCTCTCCGCTGCAGATCTCGTCGCGCCGTCAGAACTCCAGTTCGCCGTATCAGTCGCACAGCCCCACGCCAACCTCTTCACCGCCGATGGTAAGGTTTTCGGTAGGCGGCGAGGTCACGACCCTGCTCAATCCTTCGCCGATGGCAACGACGGCCGCCATTGACGTCGGTGCTGGCCGTGATATGAACGTTAGTCGCAATAG ATGTCACAGTTGGGGAGCCGCTAGCTACCGCGCCCGTAACGGTGGCATCGAGAGTCGAGATGCTAACGATGGATACGATCCCACAGGGGACACTGGCGCGCAAAAGGGAGCTCTGACTAGCTCTGATAATGGCCCTGCTGGTGGAAGCGGTGGTGCCAATAATCTGCACGTTCTGAGTCCACAAACCCGCATCAGTCTCGGGCTGGATCAGCAGCATCCgttgcaacagcaacagcgaatGCAGCCAACGCTGCCGGTACCACTACCACTCCCGAGGCCGGTGCTTCATCGTCCActgtcggtggcggcagtgcCGTCTTCGTACGGATCGAGTCCGCCGATGCAGCTGCGCCCGAAACAGAGATCCTGTTCGTGCAGCAGCCAGACGGACGTCAGCCTTCCGCGCAACGACGGCCCGCCACAGGGTGGGACGgcttcaccgacaccgagccTTCCAAACTTGCGGCCCCACCTGGGAAG TAGCTGCAGTGAAAGCACGGAAGACATTCATGCGTACGTGAAGGAGATGACGAAGGAGCTGGCTACGGAGATCAAGTCCGAGATTCGCGAAGTGATCAGCAAGGTGGAGGATGTGCTCGAAAGCACCGACAGCATAGACCTGAGCAGCGTAAACTTCCACTCACTCGGACACCTAAG CCATCCACCGGTGGAGAGCAAACGGGACTCCATATCGACCAGCGACGTGGTGGACTATTTACGCGAGTTCAGCAAAGAGATGACAAACGAGGTGAAGTCCGAGATACGGGACGTGGTCAATGCGGTGGACGAAATCATTTCACCGGAAGGGTTCCTCGGCGGGATGCGCAAAAATTCCCCACCGGACATTCTGCGCGCCAACGGTGGGGGCCCGAACCaggcacagcagcaccacggcaCCACCGCTGGACACAAACT TTTGATCAAGCAACGGTTCAGCGATCTAACCCCGGACATCGCCAGTCAGCGGCCACGGTCGGCCGATAATGACAAGCATCGGTCGGAGTCGTTTCCACGGCCGAACTCAGCCGCCAGTCCGGACCACGTGATTATGGGACCTCCGCTGCACTACACCGGGGCAATCTCGAAGAATCTCGATCTTCGGTCGACGATGTCGTCCCAGGACTCCGGTATTAACATGAACTTTTGCGATGCCGCCGATGAGCACCGGATGAAGGCAATGCGAGCTACCGGGAGTGATAG AAATCGCACGGTGTCGGCCGATGTAGAACCCACCGTGAAACCGATGCTTCCACCAAAAAGATTAATATCTGAGCCCTCGGGCAGCTCCATCTGTGAGGCATCCGATGGCCCCGAACGGCTGCCGGACGGGTCGGCTAAATCGCACCTTACGCGCCAACAGCACATCCTCAATCGGACAGCATCGCTGGAACTCGATGCCGGTGTCTTGTCCGGGGCGGGCGACAACACTAATATCGCCAGCCAGTGGCACAACATGCCGAAGGAAGTCTGGAAACAGACAGCCGAG GCGCTGGACGAGTacaaaatggtaaaaaatgGCGATCGGATCCTTGTGTGCTTATCGGGTAGTAGTTCCTCGTTATGTCTATTGCACCTGTTGCGACAGTTTTGCCACACTCGACAGCTTAACGTGGATCTGGCAGCCATCAGCATCGGGCACACGGGAGTCGATCCGCGATCTCTGATGTTGTACCTAAAGGAGCTCGGTGTGACGTACTTTTACGAACCACATG TATCGGATGGTCAGCTTGAGGATCAGCTAACACACCACGCGTACCGGCGGCAATATAACGTGCTAGCAATGGGCAGCACCTTAGATAAGTTGGCAAACAAGTTCCTTTTGTCGCTACTGTACCAGGGAGAGTTGAACGCACTACAGGCAGTACAAGGAGCAAGCGGTTCCAAGGGGAATGTTACTGATCCGGTTAGGATCATTCGACCACTCTTGTATCTGCGCGAAAAGACATTCGAAGAGTTTGCCGCATCTAATGCTCTGCCTGCTCGGGCGTCGCGCTTCCTAACTGTCGCAACAGATTATGTTAACCCTACCAGGGATCTCCTGCAATCGCACGAAATCGTTAACCCAAACGTGTACAACAACATACGGAACGCACTGAAGCCGATTCTTTCGCTGAG AACCGAGCCATCTAAATCGGTTTACGAAATACTGCGATCGTCACTGAACACCCGCGAATAG
- the LOC128275563 gene encoding splicing factor 3A subunit 3, with product METIFEIQRRLHEECDRLVMAMSEELMIPKKTTKEKVLADHRIKVFLERYQTCSKSLLELYQDKDGERKQEITNMSVNEFKEFYSQFNSLIDFHSNHGNNVAVPASIEFNKLKEQLNDPAYLAEVVKFSDVENYGQYLDLHECYDNFVNLKGIDKIDYITYLSEFNKFVDIPRKQKNLKYKGYLQLLHDYLHSFITRSRPLFFELEHTVKRNELQFEDMWKNGIVPGWEKVRDVDDDALINLNEFGKWEDLTYLGLDRLKSALQALGMKCGGTLEERAQRLFSSKDDKNQENERKRMMHANKEKDIALLEYKIVRLTELVDDQIYETKINLQRKQARYTLDDSDEDSMDDVESDDDDGIPYNPKNLPLGYDGKPIPYWLYKLHQLHFTYECEICGNYKYNGPKAFQNHFSEWRHAHGMRCLGIPNTAHFANITKIEDALLLWDKVKDQTFSKMWVPSNEEEFEDSRGNILSKKVFLDLQKQGLL from the exons ATGGAGACCATCTTCGAAATCCAACGGCGTTTGCACGAGGAGTGCGATCGCTTGGTGATGGCCATGTCGGAGGAACTGATGATTCCGAAGAAAACG ACGAAGGAAAAAGTGCTGGCCGACCATAGAATTAAGGTGTTTCTGGAGCGCTACCAAACGTGCTCCAAGTCGCTGCTGGAGCTGTACCAGGATAAGGACGGTGAGCGGAAGCAGGAAATCACCAACATGAGCGTGAACGAGTTCAAGGAGTTTTACAGTCAGTTCAACTCGCTCATCGATTTCCACTCCAACCACGGCAACAACGTGGCCGTGCCGGCGTCGATCGAGTTTAACAAGCTGAAGGAACAGCTGAACGATCCGGCTTACCTGGCGGAGGTGGTAAAGTTTAGTGACGTCGAAAACTACGGCCAGTATTTGGATCTGCACGAGTGCTACGACAATTTTGTCAACCTGAAGGGTATCGACAAGATCGACTACATCACGTACCTGTCCGAGTTTAACAAGTTTGTCGACATTCCGCGCAAGCAGAAGAACCTCAAGTACAAGGGCTacctgcagctgctgcacgaCTATCTGCACTCGTTCATCACGCGCAGCCGGCCACTGTTCTTCGAGCTGGAGCACACGGTTAAGCGGAACGAGCTGCAGTTTGAGGACATGTGGAAGAACGGCATCGTGCCGGGGTGGGAAAAGGTGCGCGACGTGGACGATGATGCGCTGATCAATCTGAACGAGTTCGGAAAGTGGGAAGATTTGACGTATCTCGGATTGGACCGGTTAAAATCCGCTCTGCAGGCGCTCGGCATGAAGTGTGGCGGCACGCTGGAGGAGCGGGCGCAGCGTTTGTTTTCGTCGAAGGACGACAAGAACCAGGAAAACGAACGGAAGCGTATGATGCACGCCAACAAGGAGAAGGACATTGCGCTGTTGGAGTACAAAATTGTGCGACTAACGGAACTGGTGGACGATCAAATCTACGAGACGAAGATCAATCTGCAGCGTAAGCAGGCCCGGTACACGCTGGACGATAGCGACGAGGACAGTATGGACGACGTCGagtcggacgacgacgatggcattCCGTACAATCCGAAAAATCTGCCCCTCGGCTACGACGGCAAACCGATCCCGTACTGGCTGTACAAGCTGCACCAGCTGCACTTTACGTACGAGTGCGAAATATGCGGCAACTACAAGTACAACGGGCCCAAAGCGTTCCAGAACCACTTCTCCGAGTGGCGGCACGCGCACGGTATGCGCTGCCTCGGCATCCCGAACACGGCCCACTTTGCCAATATTACCAAAATCGAggacgcgctgctgctgtgggacAAGGTAAAGGACCAGACGTTCTCGAAAATGTGGGTCCCATCGAACGAGGAAGAGTTCGAGGATTCGCGCGGCAACATTCTCAGCAAGAAGGTGTTCCTCGATCTGCAGAAGCAAGGACTGCtgtag